The genome window CGAAATGAATTATCGTTGTATGGAGCGGGGATTTCTCATTGGTGAAATCCCCATAATTTTTATAGATCGTCATGCCGGGACTTCGAAAATGTCACGCAGAATTGTCTTTGAAGCGGTTCTCATGGTTTGGAAACTGAAGATTGGCACACTTATCGGCAAACTGAGCGGGAGCTTTTCGCGATGATCAAGGAACAGTGGGCTGTTCTTGCGATAGTTGGATTCTGGGGCTGGGTTGTTTGCTCTATTGGTTTTATTTGGGGAGGATTTCCTCGCCAGTCGGTTTTTGCCCCACGAACAGCAATCCGTTGGGGAGGTGGCATCCTTGTCTTTTTTGCACTCTGGTTTTGTGGAATGATAAATGCCTGAAAGGGATGTTTTTTCCCAAATGCTACGATGTTTGCTGCTCTGCAGTGTGATGGCTTTTTGTTCAGCTTGTAGTAGGGTAGAACCATTATTGCTGAGCGATCAAGCTGTGAATCTGGTTTGGCCCCAACCGCCGGATCCTCCCAGAATCAAATATTTGTGTGATATAAAAGGTCCAGAAGATATTTATCCTCAAAAGAACGAATTTCAGAAATTTTCTGAATTAGTTACTGGCGATAATCGGATAATTCTGGAATTGCTTACCCCGTATAGTGTAGCTACAGATTCAAAGGGTGTATTATATATAGCTGATACATCCATGGGGGTTGTTCATCGATATGATCTCGTCGACAGGGACGTGTCGTATATCAGCAAGGCTGGTGGTGACCAGTTGGCGAGCCCCGTTGCTGTTGCCCTAGACCGGGATGATAATCTCTACATATCTGATTCATTGCTTAACAAGGTGTTCAAGTTCAGGAAGGATGGCGAATTTATTAAGGAACTGATCTCACCGGTAGGGTTCAAGAGGCCTGGAGGCATTGCCATCGGTCCTGCTGGAGAGAAATTTATCGTAGATGCATTGGCGAATATATTGCATAAATTTAATTCAAATGATGTGTACGAAGGTGCATTCCCTGTGCCATCACCCAGCG of Geobacter sp. contains these proteins:
- a CDS encoding 6-bladed beta-propeller — encoded protein: MLRCLLLCSVMAFCSACSRVEPLLLSDQAVNLVWPQPPDPPRIKYLCDIKGPEDIYPQKNEFQKFSELVTGDNRIILELLTPYSVATDSKGVLYIADTSMGVVHRYDLVDRDVSYISKAGGDQLASPVAVALDRDDNLYISDSLLNKVFKFRKDGEFIKELISPVGFKRPGGIAIGPAGEKFIVDALANILHKFNSNDVYEGAFPVPSPSEDLNTPSFVATDKLGNVYVTDAMNFTVKKYSVDGKLIERIGEVGDVPGTFSRPKGVALDSDGHVYVVDANHNNFQIFNGEGKLLLFVGINGDRPGEFSLPSGIFIDNQDRIFIADTFNRRIQVFQYLKAGGKHE